The sequence CGGCGGCGTTGTTCGTCGAACGATTCGCTCATGAGTCTTTGCGGGCGTTGGTGGTTGCGGAAGCTGCCGCGGCCGCGACGGCCGGATCGGCCTTGGCGCATTGCGGCAGTTCGCCGAACACGTGCGGCTTGACCTGGTGATGCAGCCACGAGGTGGCCACCGGATCGGGCTTGATCACGCTCTTGATGAGCGGCGGGATCTGCTCGCCGAGCAGGATCCCGAGAAGCCCCACGAGGGCGATGACCGGCGGGGCCGGCGAGCGCACCTGGAACAGTGCGTAGATCACGCCGACCAGC comes from Variovorax paradoxus and encodes:
- a CDS encoding DUF1427 family protein produces the protein MKPYVLSLALGLLVGVIYALFQVRSPAPPVIALVGLLGILLGEQIPPLIKSVIKPDPVATSWLHHQVKPHVFGELPQCAKADPAVAAAAASATTNARKDS